In a single window of the Pseudorca crassidens isolate mPseCra1 chromosome 9, mPseCra1.hap1, whole genome shotgun sequence genome:
- the P2RY6 gene encoding P2Y purinoceptor 6, whose product MEWDNDTGQALGLPPTTCVYQENFKRLLLPPVYSVVLAAGLPLNACVIAQICTSRRALTRTAVYTLNLALADLLYACSLPLLIYNYAQGDHWPFGDLACRLVRFLFYANLHGSILFLTCISFQRYLGICHPLAPWHKRGGRRAAWLVCGAVWLAVTTQCLPTALFAATGIQRNRTVCYDLSPPALATHYMPYGMALTVIGFLLPFVALLACYCCLARRLCRQDGPAGPVARERRSKAARMAVVVAAAFAISFLPFHITKTAYLAVRSTPGLPCPVLEAFAAAYKGTRPFASANSVLDPILFYFTQKKFRQRPHELLQKLTAKWQRQGR is encoded by the coding sequence ATGGAATGGGACAATGACacaggccaggccctgggcttgCCGCCCACCACCTGCGTCTACCAAGAGAACTTCAAGCGGTTACTGCTGCCGCCCGTGTACTCGGTGGTGCTGGCAGCCGGCCTGCCACTGAACGCCTGCGTCATTGCCCAGATTTGCACATCCCGCCGGGCCCTGACCCGCACGGCCGTGTACACCCTGAACTTGGCCCTGGCGGACCTGCTGTATGCCTGCTCCCTGCCCCTGCTCATCTACAACTATGCCCAAGGCGACCACTGGCCCTTCGGAGACCTCGCCTGCCGCCTGGTCCGCTTCCTCTTCTACGCCAACCTACACGGCAGCATCCTCTTTCTTACCTGCATCAGCTTCCAGCGTTACCTAGGCATCTGCCACCCTCTGGCCCCCTGGCACAAGCGTGGGGGCCGCCGGGCTGCCTGGCTAGTGTGTGGGGCTGTATGGCTGGCCGTGACGACCCAGTGCCTGCCCACAGCCCTCTTTGCTGCCACAGGCATCCAGCGTAACCGCACGGTCTGCTATGACCTGAGCCCACCTGCCCTGGCCACCCACTACATGCCCTATGGCATGGCCCTCACAGTCATCGGCTTCCTGCTGCCCTTTGTTGCCCTGCTGGCCTGCTACTGCTGCCTGGCCCGTCGTCTGTGCCGCCAGGACGGCCCAGCAGGGCCTGTGGCCCGGGAGCGGCGCAGCAAGGCAGCCCGCATGGCTGTGGTGGTGGCAGCTGCCTTTGCCATCAGCTTCCTGCCTTTCCACATCACCAAGACAGCCTACCTGGCGGTGCGCTCTACGCCTGGCCTCCCCTGCCCTGTGCTGGAGGCCTTCGCGGCTGCCTACAAGGGCACACGGCCCTTCGCCAGTGCCAACAGTGTGCTGGACCCCATCCTCTTCTACTTTACCCAGAAGAAGTTCCGCCAGCGGCCACATGAGCTGCTACAGAAACTCACAGCCAAGTGGCAGCGACAGGGTCGCTGA